DNA sequence from the Nocardia sp. BMG111209 genome:
TACTGGTTGTGCACGGTGGTGAGAAAGTACAGGTCACGACCGGTCTGGTACGGGAAAATCGACGGGGCGTAGGCGGTCGGTAGTTCCCGGGTGTCGATCAGGACCTCCGGATCGCTCCACGGGCCCTCCGGCGAGGACGCCTTGCGCATCACCACCGAATTGAACGGATCGGTGGTCAGCATGACGTACTGGCCGAGGTAGTCGTTCCACATCACCGACAGTTCGGCGACGTTGTCGGCGATCGGGGCGGCCGCGTCCACATCGCCCTTCTTCCACTTGCCGCCGTCCCAGTACTCGTACTCACCGAGGTTGGCGATGTCCTCCTCGCGCACCCTGGCGACGTAGGCCGGATTGTTACGGCCGGAACGGGTGCCGTACTCGTACACCCAGCCACCGTTCTTGGTGAACGCGTTCATCTGGAAGTTCGCGTTGCCACCCTCGTTGGGACGGTGCGTGAAACCCAGGTCGGCCCAGGACTCGCCGTCGTCACCGGAGGCGGCGAGGCCGGAGTAGTTCGTGGTCCACTGGCCGACGTCGTCCCAGCTCTTCACCGACATCAGGCTCATGTACTGGACGCCGTTCACGGAAATGCCCGCGGTGGGGATACGGCTGATCTCGATCAGCGGAATTTTCGGACTGGCGACCAGATCGCGGGCCTGGCCGAAGATGTCGTGGACGACGCTGTCGAAAAAGATGCCGTTGTCCGGGTCCTGGTTATGGCTGCGCACGAGAATGTTGCTGCGCCAGGACCACAGGCTACCGGCCAGCAGATTGGGAAATCCGACGCCGGCGGTGTCGCCGAATGCGGTGAGCATTTCACCGTTTCCGTTGTCCCACATGATGCCCAGGTCGGTGCCCAGAACATTGTAGTTCTGGGTGCTGTTCGGGCTCGCCATACCGGTCACCTGGAATACCGCCCGGGTGCGGCCGAGCAGATGAGGGAGGCCTGCCGTGCCGTTGAGCACCGGAATCGGGTTGATCGCGTTCGGGTTTGCGGCGGCAGGCGTGGTCGCGGTCAAGAGCAAGGCCGAGGCACCCGCCATCACGGACAGCAGGATATTGGCGGTCTTGGTCAAAGTCGATGGGCCTTCCCGTTCGGTCGAGACGACACGGCCCTCCCCGAACGCACACTGTGCGGCCGTGCACAATCATTCGACTGGCTGGCAAATTGCAAGAAATGCTAACAGCGAACGGCGACAATTCGCGTCATTGTTTCGGGAACTCGGGGTGTTGCATGCGGAGCGAGCGGACTCCGATGGCGTCGCGCCACCGAATCCGGAGATCGTGCCGCGACCCGGTCGGCCGGTTTCTCCGTGGCCGGCCCGGGATCGCGATCATACGGTGATGTGCGGTATCCGGAGGCCGGCGGTCATCGTCGACAAGCAGTGCACGATCGGCGCCGAACGGCGCGACAGCGTCGCTGCACCCGTCACTTCGGGAATCAGGCCGTGCTTGACCTCCATCACGGAAAAGTCCGAACTCGGTGGAGCGTAACGGATGTCGGCGGCGCGTGCCAGAGGTCAGCCGGCCGTGGCGGGATCCGGTTGCCGCAGCAGCAGGTCCGCGCAGCGCCGCGGGTCGTCGTAGAACGGCGTATGCCCGCTGCCGGGCAGCGTGACGTGCCGGGCATGTGGCAGCCAGGTCCGGGCGCGGCGGCTCTGCGTGGCGTAGGTCAGCAGCAGATCGCGATCGCCCCACGCGATCGTGACCGGAATGTGTTCCAGCCGGCCGCCGTCGCGCAGCCGCGCGGCGGGAAAGGAGGCGAGCGCGGCGTCGAATCCGGGCGCGTCCAATCCGCCCGTGGCGGTGTCGAGGGCGATCCGGGCGCCGACGGCCCACGGTTTCCCGAAGATCAGTCCGAGGAAGGCGGTGCGCCCGGCGGCGGAACCCAGGATCGCGGGCAGCAGGGGCCGCAGTCGCGATCCCAGGGTCTTGGAGGCGCCGAGCGAGCGCCGGCACCACCACACCCCGGGCCCCGACCAGAATCCGATGGGCGAGTACGCGGTCACCGAGCGGGCCCGGATGCGCGCGGCCAGATTCAACGCGATCAGTCCGCCCATGGAATTGCCGGCCAGGTGCGGCCGGTCCAATCCCTGCTCGGTCACGAAGGCCGCGAGCGCGTCGGTGAGATCGTCGACGGTGGTGTGCGGCAACGGATCCGAGTCGCCGAAGCCGGGCAGGTCGACGGCGAAGACCTCGAACGATTCGGCCAGCAGCGGCAACAGCGGCTCCCACACCTGCCACCGGCTGCCGACCCCGTGCACCAGGGCCAGCGGCTCACCGTGGCCGACTCGATGGTGATGCACCCGCCGTCTCCCCTCACGAGCACTGCCGACCCGGTCACCGTAACAGTAATTGACCATCCGCCAACAGCCTCCCACGGCGGTACCATGGCGTCATGGCGACTCGGAAGGTGACGCTGTCCCTGGACGAGGCGGCCTGGTCGTACGCCGAGCAGGCCGCGGCCCGCGTGGGAATGTCACCCTCGGCGTGGATAGCCCGGGCCGCGCGCCGGGAGGCGGTGCGCTGTTGCGCCCCCGAGCCCGCCGCGGGCACACTCGACACCGCGGCCGACGCGGCCGCTACCGACGAAGCGGAATTCACTGCCGCAGAAGAGGATTTGCGTGCACAGGGGTGAACTGTGGAGCTACAACCCACATGGTTCGACTCGGCGGCGCAACATCGTGCTCATCTCCAGTGACGGCATCAACGAATCCCCCCGTCCCTGGCTGATCGCCGCCGAGGTGCTCGACGAGGATCCGCAGGACATCCTCGCCGTGACGCTGCCCGGCCACGGCTGGATGCACGCCGGCAACCTCGGCCGCATCTATCGCGGCTGGCTGGCCGAGCGCCTGGGCGCCGTCGACCCCGACGTCGTCGAGCGGATCGATACCGCGCTGCGTGCCGCGATGGACCTGTGAATCTGCGGCCCGGCTGTTCTCCCGCGCCCGAATGGTGCAGGATCACCACGGCGGTTTTCTCCGCCCGAATGCCCGATTCGTCATCGTCGGAAACGAGGAAACTGTTGAGGATTTCGCTGATCGCCGCCACGTTCGTCGCACTCCCGCTGCTGGCGGCCTGCGGTTCCGGTAACTCCGGGTCTTCGGACCACAAGGCCGCCGCCCAGCCCACCATCACGCAGGCCGACCTCTCGAAGGCCCTGGTGGACAGCGGCCTGAAGGATCAGAAGCTTGCCGACTGCGCCGCGAAAGCCTATGTGGACCAGGGCATCTCGCAGGACGGCCTGCGCGCGATGACCAAGCCCGGCACCAATGCCCAAGCCTCCGACCCGGATTCGATGGGCCTGAGCAAGGACGACGCCGACAAGGCCCGTGCCGCAACGCAGAAGATCGTCACCGACTGCATCAGCAAGTAGCGCGACCGGGACCGCCGTCACACGCCGCGCCGGGTGCCCGATCCGGTGGCCCGGACGAGGCGTGAAACGGCTTCTCGCCGACCGAATTCGATTCGGCCGGCGAGAAGCGAACGGGTCCGGTCCCGAGGATCAGGGCAGGACCTGCGGCACGGAATTCGGCGCGATCGCGCCGACCAGCAGGCCGATCACCGCACCCTGCAGCGCCGGGCCGAGGATGCAGGCGGGGATCAGTGGAATGCCGATGATCGTGGCGGCGCAGATGACGGCCCCGAAGATGGCCCCGCCGATCGCACCCGCCGCCGCACCGTTGGCCACCGGATCATGGTTGGCCGCATCGGGATTGGTGGCGATGTCCTGTGCACCCGCGGCTGCCACCGGCTGCGCGGACTCCGGCGCGGCGGGCGCGACCGGGGCCGGCGCCACCGGCGCTACCGGTGCCGCGACCGCCTGTGCGGCCGGAACAGCCTGCGCGACGATCTGTGCCTGCGTGGGGGCTTCGGCGGAGGCGGCCCCCGCACTCGCGAACGCCGCCGCGACTACGGCCAGCGGCATTGCCGCGACGAGAGCCTTACGCCCGAAATTACCCATGGTTCGACGCATGATGTTTCTTCCTCCCGACCGCTACCCCGCGCCGAACTCGGCTGCGGGGCAGGATGTTTCACGTTGCGAAATGGCAACTGTCCAGTTCTATACGATGCCGCTCGCGGCTTCAAGCCCGGCAGTGGCATCGGCGGGAGCCGAATTGCATTCGGCGACATCGGAACGATTTTCGGAAGCAGAAGTCTGCGACGTGGAACGCGGTGTGAATGACTCGCGGGGAGATATTGCGGAATCGAAGAGCCGGTGACGGGAATCGAACCCGCACTCTCAGCTTGGGAATCAGGGGATCGGTCGGGAACCTGCGGCTGACCTGGCGTGCTCGTTGCGCGGGGTTGGCCATGATTCACCGGTGTTGACCTCGGCGTGTGGCACATGTGTGGCACGTCTGCGCCGGCCGGATAGGTTGTCTATCCGCAAATTTCACTTGTCGAACGTATGTTCGAATTGATCTTGTGCCCCTCTGGGAGACCTGCCTCTCCGGCGAGGAGTGGGGTTCCGGGGCAAGGCCCCGTGTGCCGCCGGAGGTGGCAGGCATTCGAATGAAATCCGCCGGTTCGGTGGGGGCTGTGGTGTGTGCTCCTCCGGTCGGCCTGCCCGTAGGGGTACCGCATGTTCAGGGTGCGGTGAAGGATGCCATAGGCACCGCGTAGCGGCTTGTCCTTCGCCGTGCCCTGGTTGTGCGGTAGGGCTGTGTCCAGGTCGACCGGAGGAGTGTGCGCCGCGCCTGGCGACTGGGTGGAGTCGTCGCGCGGCCGGAGGTCGCGGAGTCGTTAAGAAGTGGGCTATCTGGGGTTCTGGCGGTTCGGCCTGGAGGGTTGCCGCCGACGCGCCGGCGCGCAGCGAGGGACGAGCGGAGAGCCGCAGCGTGGCGGCGGCGGCCCGCAGGGCCGCTGCCGCTCTTGAACCTATACAGCGAAATTCGGCAACAACTCGTAGACAGGGACGGTCGAGTCGTGAGGCAAGAGCAGATCGGAACCGGCCGGTTCGACTGCGAGACAGGCAGATTGGTGCGACGAACCGTCAGAAGTTCATCGTGGCGCGTCGCCGTGCTCCAGGTAGAGAGGGGAAGTGCCGCTGAGGATAGCTCTCGCCGTTCCTTCGAGTCGCTTCGCCAAGCGGGTGATCGTAAATTCGCTTAACTCTTCCAGCTTGACGTAGCGGGCTTCGACCAATTCTCGATCCGGAAACTGGAGTCCGGATGCGTCGAGACCATGCAATTCCGAGTCGGTGAACAAGAACAGCATCTTGTCGCCTTCGTTGCCATTGGGTGCCCAATCGACAGCAGCAAATTCCAGCTTATTCGCTGCTATCCCGATTTCTTCTTGGATTTCCCGCCGGCAGGCAGACATGGGAGATTCTCCCGGCTCTACATACCCACCCGGAATATCCCAGTAGTCCTTGTACGATGGCCGGACCATGAGTAGTGATTCACCTTGCAGAATCAGGACACCTGCCGCGACTCGTGGTGTTGCCATCGGTGGAGCCTGTTCGGTGTTGTTCATGGCGGCCATGCTAGTTGACGACGAACTCAAACGAGCTTCATACGCTCGGCCAGCCCCGATAGTGCTGGTCCGGGGCGGGTCTTGCTGGTACGTACCCAGCCCACTACTAGATCGCGGCAAAGGCCGTGATGGCGAACCTGTTCCGGCGCTCTCGCTTCGGCTGACAGGAGGATATCTAGTGCCTGGTCTTTCCGTCCCCGCGCGTTGTGGGCGCGTGCAATCTCAAGCGAGTGCCTCACCTGCCGCTCAGTGGGCAGCGGAGAGGTATCGACTCCGGGGCCAAGGCTCAAGGCAGTCTCGACATCATCGAGTTCCATCGCGGTGGAAACACGATGGATGTCCACGTTTGTGGGGCCAAATGCTGTCCAGAAATAATTAGCATCCCGACCCAACCTGGTCGCGATCGCGTCTGCCTCATTCAGATAATCCGTAGTTAAACTACGATCGTTGGATCGTGCAGCAGCCATAGCGCCGGCAAGAAACAACGTTCCGTATACGGAGAGATATTCGGGTGAGGCATCGTTTGGTATTGGCCCAGTGTGCGAAGCCACCTGCTGAACCAGCTTGGCCGCATCTTTGTGCCGCCCCGTGGACATAGTGACATGAGTAACCGATCTGGCGAGCGAAAGCCATACCACAGGTTCGCCGATATTCTGAGCGATATCGAAACCCTTCTGTGCCGCTACCCAGGCAAGATCGACCTCACCGACCTTGGTCAACACAGTCGCCGCCGCATGATATGCAGTTGCCAACATCAAATTTGCGCGTTGAACGTCTTGCGTTTCCAGGTTTCGTGACGCATAGTCGAGATCGGAAATGAGCTCCGGCAGAGTGGCACTCACATATGCAAACCGGGTCGCCTGATATGCATCCCACACGGCTTTCAACCGTCCGTCGAGCTGCGCCATGGGAGGTATCTCCCTGCCGGCTGCCATTGTGAAAGGCATCAGCTGGGCGTAGCTCAGAAGGGCTTCCCGCAGTGCAGGAACAGTCGGCTTTCCGGCGGATTGATTTGCATCCATCAGAGTCGGCTCGGCCATGAGGTCACCGATGCTGATATCGAGTTCTTTTGCGAGACTTTGAATTACAGATATTCGATCGAGCTGTATGCGATTATTCTCGATCTTGTTAAGCCAATCCTCAGTTCGTCCAATGAGGTTGGCAAGAACCTTCTGGGACATTCCCCTGCGCCGGCGATACCATCCGACGCGTTCGCCGATGGTCATGGAGTCAGTCATTCCCCGCATGACTCCATTCTACCTGGTCAAGCTGTCCTCCGCAGCATACCCGGAAAAATATTCCGGGTCGCCCTTCTGGATCGGGCTTACCTTTATTTCAGGTCAAGATTACCCCTACTGAAAGGGATAGAAGAGATGGCAGTGAAGAAGGGTCAGCGTTTCCTGGTTCCGTTCGACGTGGCGTTCCCGGAGGGTGCGGGTCTGATCGGGGAGATCGAGAAGGTGTTCACGTTCAATGAGCGTCGTCGGCAGTACACGACCGATCAGGACGTGGATACCGAGACGGGCCTGTTGAAGTGGAAGGCGCGGCTGGTGGATTACTCGGATGACGTGCGGGGCAGTGATACCGGTATCGATCTGGTGTTCCTGTCGCCGGTACAGCCGATCCCGCCGGAGGGTCGCCGGATCCGGGATATCGAGTTGGAGGGCCTGATGGTCCAGCCGCGGGTGACGAAGGTCGGGGACTTCTCGAAGCTGACCTACTCGTACTTCGCGACGGGCATCAAGGGCGACAACTCGGGGGCGAAGCGTCCGGCCGGCGAGAAGGCAGCGTGATCGTCATGTCGTGGATGTCCATCCAGGCCAACGCCTATGAGGGTGTGGAGGCGGAGTACACGCCTTCGCACGGCACCGATTATGGGACGCAGGTTCCGGCGTTCGTGTGGGTCAAGTTCACCGGTACCCGTGACGCCTCGTTGGGCTTGCTGATCGAGGACGCTCGCGAGTTGGCGGGTCAGCTGACCCGGATTCTGATGCTGCACGACTCGGTGGAGCACCTGGCCTCCGAGATGGCGGTCGACGTGTCCGAGCAGTCGCCGAAGGTGGCGTGAGGTCATGAATCAGAGCGCAATGCGGTGGGCACGGGTGTTCGCGGTCCTGGTGATCATCGGCGTCGGTGCCGCCGCATTCCGCCTCTCGTTCTCTACCCTGCGGGATCTGGCTGGATTGGCGCATGTCCCGCGGTCGGATGCGTGGTTGTTCCCGTTGATCATCGACGGCACGATCGTGCAAGCCACCGCGGGGGCGCTGGTGCTGGCGAAGTCGCCGGAGCGTCGGTTCTTCATTCGGGTTCTGGTCGCCGGCGCGGTGGTGTCGGTGGCGGGCAACAGCCTTCATGCGGTCGCCAACGGCCACGAACTCCCGTCCTGGGTGTGCGCGGTGGTGGCTGCGGTCGCCCCGATCAGTCTCCTGGTCGATACGCATGGTCTGGCGGTCCTGTTCCGGGCTGCCCAGGCTGCCCCGCTACCGGTTTCGGCTGCGGTGGTGGAAGAGGTGCGGGCACCTGAGGAGGGGCCGGTGTCGCCGGTTCCCGAATTGCCTGCGGCTGTCGAGCCGGGGCCTGTCCGTAAGTCTTCACGGTCCGCGTGGCCGTTGGGTCAGGAAGCGTTGTTCCCGACGCCGGCCTGATCCCTGTTCGATCGCTCCTCCGGGGTGGTCTCGAATCTCGAAGTCTTCCAACCTGTTCCGCCCTGAGGAGGGGTGATGTCTGTCTCCATGTCTTCGTCCGGTCCCGGCTTGGTGCCGAAGATCGTGGCCGGTGCCGGGGTGGTGGTGATCGTCGCCGGCCTCGGCCTGGCCCTGATCCACCCCACCGCCCATTCGTCGGCTCCGGCTCCGGTCACCACCGAAGCCTCGACCACCACGGTCACGCCCACCGTCGTTCCCGCTCCGGCAGTGGCCTCGATCCCGGGTCCGGCTCCGATCGGTGCCCCGTCGTGCTGGATGTTCTGCGACGAGCCTTCGTTGCCGCCGGCGGATGCTTCCGGCTGCCAGCTGTTCTGCGACCTTCCCCGGCTGCCCGAAGGCGGTGCCCGGTGAGTGCCGCGGAGTTGGCTCCGGTGCTGATCTCGGGTGGTTCGGCGTTGCTGCTGGCGGCCCGGATGGCGTTCTGGTCGAAATCGGTTCCCGCGCAAGAGGTGTCGTCGGCGGAGATCGCGGGTGCGGCTCCGGTGGCGTTGCGTGCGGCGGTGTTGACGTTCGCGGAACCGTTGATGACGAACTACATGTTGGCGTCGGTCGGTCTGGCGTCGCCGAAGATCGGTTATCCGACGTTGGAGTGGTGGGACTACAGCCGGCACGGGTTGACGGCCCAGTTCCACATGTTGCCGGGGCAGTCGATCAATGATTGGACCGATCGGGCCACGTTGGCGGCGCTGTCGGATTCCTTGGGCGCCCGGGAGGTCACGGCGACGCGACCGGATCCGGGGTTCGTCCGTCTCGAAGTGCGCGTGTTCGACACGCTCGCCGTACCGGCAGCGTTGCCGGTCGCGGTCCACAACGGTGTGGGCTTCGGGGCGGTCCCGGACCTGGAAGCGGTGCCCCTGGGTGTGACCGAGAACGGGGATGTCTGGTCGATCCCGGTCCTGTATACCCACCTGCTGTTGTCCGGGAAGACCGGTTCGGGCAAGTCGGGGGTGGTGCAAGCCTTGTTCGCCGGCCTGGCTCCGGCGATCCGGGCGGGTCTGGTGGATCTGTGGGTGATCGACCCGAAGGGCGGGATGGAGTTCGGCCGCGGGGAGAAACTGTTCACCCGGTTCGCCTTCGCCACGATCGAGGACATATTGGCGCTGCTCGCTGAGGCGGTGCACGAGTTGGACGAGCGGCAGGCCCGGTTGAAAGCGGCGGGTCTGCGCAAGCTGGTCCCGACTGTCGAGGACCCGTTGGTGGTGGTGTTCATCGATGAGGCGGCCACGTTGTCGGCGTTCGCGAACCGCAAGCAGCGTGAGCAGTTCGAGGAGCTGCACGGGCTGTTGCTGTCGAAGGGCCGCGCACCGGGGTTCTCGGTGATCGAGACGGTGATCGATCCGTCGAAGGACACTGTGCCGCAACGTCAGTTGTTCCCGTACCGGATCGGGTTGAAGTTGTCGGAACCGACCCAGGTCGCCATGATCTTCGGACCGGGCGCGGTGGAGCGCGGTGCTCGCTGCACGGAGATTCCCGACTCGACACCCGGTGTCGCCTACGTGGAACAGGAGGGCTCCTCGGACATTCTGCGGGTCCGGTCGTTCCTGGTCACCGATGACGATATCGACGCGATCGTGCAGGCGTACGCTCCGCAGCCTCGCCCGCTGGTCATCGACGCCGATGACACGGCCCGCGACGAGGGCGACGAGGGCGAAACCGGTGTGGCGGTGGCGGCATGAACCGCTACGACGAGCTCGACACGGCGCTCGATGACCGGATCTGGTTGCGGGAGTTCGCCGAACATCGGGGCCTGTGCGGCGTGCAGTCCCCCGATGATGCGGAGGCTGTGGCATGACCGCGGTGGTGGGTGTGCAGGAAGTGTTGGACTGGTTCGGGTGCTCGGTGGGGCACTCGGGCCGGCCCCGGCTGCTGGATCTGTATTGCGCGTCTGGTGGTGCTGCGGTCGGGTATCACAGGGCCGGTTTCGAGGTGGTCGGCGTCGACATCTGTGATCAGCCGGATTACCCGTTCGAGTTCCACCGCGGGGACGCGCTCGACTACCTGACCACCCATGGTCACGAGTTCGCGGCGGTCCATGCGTCGCCTCCGTGTCAGGCGTCCTCGGCGCTCACCGCGGGCACGAATCAGGCGCTCGCCGGCCGCTACCCGCAGTTGATCCCGGCTACCCGGGCGGCGTTGATCGGGTCGGGTCG
Encoded proteins:
- a CDS encoding DUF4185 domain-containing protein — translated: MAGASALLLTATTPAAANPNAINPIPVLNGTAGLPHLLGRTRAVFQVTGMASPNSTQNYNVLGTDLGIMWDNGNGEMLTAFGDTAGVGFPNLLAGSLWSWRSNILVRSHNQDPDNGIFFDSVVHDIFGQARDLVASPKIPLIEISRIPTAGISVNGVQYMSLMSVKSWDDVGQWTTNYSGLAASGDDGESWADLGFTHRPNEGGNANFQMNAFTKNGGWVYEYGTRSGRNNPAYVARVREEDIANLGEYEYWDGGKWKKGDVDAAAPIADNVAELSVMWNDYLGQYVMLTTDPFNSVVMRKASSPEGPWSDPEVLIDTRELPTAYAPSIFPYQTGRDLYFLTTVHNQYNVVLMRTSL
- a CDS encoding alpha/beta fold hydrolase; its protein translation is MHHHRVGHGEPLALVHGVGSRWQVWEPLLPLLAESFEVFAVDLPGFGDSDPLPHTTVDDLTDALAAFVTEQGLDRPHLAGNSMGGLIALNLAARIRARSVTAYSPIGFWSGPGVWWCRRSLGASKTLGSRLRPLLPAILGSAAGRTAFLGLIFGKPWAVGARIALDTATGGLDAPGFDAALASFPAARLRDGGRLEHIPVTIAWGDRDLLLTYATQSRRARTWLPHARHVTLPGSGHTPFYDDPRRCADLLLRQPDPATAG
- a CDS encoding NUDIX hydrolase, whose product is MNNTEQAPPMATPRVAAGVLILQGESLLMVRPSYKDYWDIPGGYVEPGESPMSACRREIQEEIGIAANKLEFAAVDWAPNGNEGDKMLFLFTDSELHGLDASGLQFPDRELVEARYVKLEELSEFTITRLAKRLEGTARAILSGTSPLYLEHGDAPR
- a CDS encoding helix-turn-helix domain-containing protein, with protein sequence MTIGERVGWYRRRRGMSQKVLANLIGRTEDWLNKIENNRIQLDRISVIQSLAKELDISIGDLMAEPTLMDANQSAGKPTVPALREALLSYAQLMPFTMAAGREIPPMAQLDGRLKAVWDAYQATRFAYVSATLPELISDLDYASRNLETQDVQRANLMLATAYHAAATVLTKVGEVDLAWVAAQKGFDIAQNIGEPVVWLSLARSVTHVTMSTGRHKDAAKLVQQVASHTGPIPNDASPEYLSVYGTLFLAGAMAAARSNDRSLTTDYLNEADAIATRLGRDANYFWTAFGPTNVDIHRVSTAMELDDVETALSLGPGVDTSPLPTERQVRHSLEIARAHNARGRKDQALDILLSAEARAPEQVRHHGLCRDLVVGWVRTSKTRPGPALSGLAERMKLV
- a CDS encoding DUF2637 domain-containing protein, with the translated sequence MFAVLVIIGVGAAAFRLSFSTLRDLAGLAHVPRSDAWLFPLIIDGTIVQATAGALVLAKSPERRFFIRVLVAGAVVSVAGNSLHAVANGHELPSWVCAVVAAVAPISLLVDTHGLAVLFRAAQAAPLPVSAAVVEEVRAPEEGPVSPVPELPAAVEPGPVRKSSRSAWPLGQEALFPTPA
- a CDS encoding FtsK/SpoIIIE domain-containing protein, encoding MSAAELAPVLISGGSALLLAARMAFWSKSVPAQEVSSAEIAGAAPVALRAAVLTFAEPLMTNYMLASVGLASPKIGYPTLEWWDYSRHGLTAQFHMLPGQSINDWTDRATLAALSDSLGAREVTATRPDPGFVRLEVRVFDTLAVPAALPVAVHNGVGFGAVPDLEAVPLGVTENGDVWSIPVLYTHLLLSGKTGSGKSGVVQALFAGLAPAIRAGLVDLWVIDPKGGMEFGRGEKLFTRFAFATIEDILALLAEAVHELDERQARLKAAGLRKLVPTVEDPLVVVFIDEAATLSAFANRKQREQFEELHGLLLSKGRAPGFSVIETVIDPSKDTVPQRQLFPYRIGLKLSEPTQVAMIFGPGAVERGARCTEIPDSTPGVAYVEQEGSSDILRVRSFLVTDDDIDAIVQAYAPQPRPLVIDADDTARDEGDEGETGVAVAA